One Pseudonocardia abyssalis DNA segment encodes these proteins:
- a CDS encoding class I SAM-dependent methyltransferase, whose protein sequence is MSAEEQLNTVGVARRAVDGAESQRASRAWWDADADDYLAEHASDIGDLDFVWCPEGLREADARLLGDVAGRAVLEIGAGSAPCARWLVAQGARAVALDLSGSMLRHAAALGASTGVAVPLVQAGAERLPFADASFDAACSAFGGVPFVAEPERVMREVARVLRPGGRWVFAVNHPMRWMFTDDPGPDGLTVVQSYFDRTPYVEVDDTGAATYVEHHRTIGDRVRDVVAAGLVLDDVVEPEWPEGRERVWGQWSPLRGALFPGTAIFVCHRP, encoded by the coding sequence GTGAGTGCCGAGGAGCAACTGAACACCGTGGGGGTCGCGCGGCGCGCCGTCGACGGGGCCGAATCGCAGCGCGCGAGCCGTGCCTGGTGGGACGCCGACGCCGACGACTACCTGGCCGAACACGCCTCCGACATCGGCGATCTCGACTTCGTCTGGTGCCCCGAGGGACTGCGCGAGGCCGACGCCCGGCTGCTCGGCGACGTCGCCGGGCGGGCGGTGCTGGAGATCGGGGCCGGGTCGGCCCCGTGCGCGCGGTGGCTCGTCGCGCAGGGGGCGCGGGCCGTCGCGCTCGACCTGTCCGGGTCCATGCTCCGGCACGCCGCGGCCCTCGGCGCGTCCACCGGCGTGGCGGTCCCGCTGGTGCAGGCGGGCGCGGAGCGGCTGCCGTTCGCCGACGCCTCGTTCGACGCCGCCTGCTCGGCGTTCGGCGGCGTCCCCTTCGTCGCCGAACCGGAGCGGGTGATGCGCGAGGTGGCGCGGGTCCTGCGGCCGGGCGGGCGGTGGGTGTTCGCGGTGAACCACCCGATGCGCTGGATGTTCACCGACGACCCCGGCCCCGACGGGCTCACCGTCGTGCAGTCCTACTTCGACCGCACGCCCTACGTGGAGGTCGACGACACGGGCGCGGCCACCTACGTCGAGCACCACCGCACGATCGGCGACCGGGTCCGCGACGTCGTCGCGGCCGGGCTGGTGCTCGACGACGTCGTGGAGCCGGAATGGCCGGAGGGCCGCGAGCGGGTGTGGGGCCAGTGGAGCCCGCTGCGCGGGGCGCTGTTCCCGGGCACGGCGATCTTCGTCTGCCACCGGCCGTGA
- a CDS encoding BtrH N-terminal domain-containing protein, with protein MTSQKQLKARIRARMARTGESYTTARRHVAGAAPVPLSAAGYRLSGGREPVSAALAHVLAHHGVRCAGDEVSEELIFGVAGGPGAGYILWEFAHDDSRPVVLAFSADWQYADRATLAALDRLGVAASVHRTGGAVGAARALAAAVDAGRPALVWPDRRRAGYRHLPDALDGMGGHVVVAYGRSGDGYLVDDRSLAPLTVPAPVLDAARARVGSYRNLLVDPQPTGDLAPEALRSALVAGLSHGAAQLGGTSASFALPAWRKWARLVTEGKAAKGWPRVFADGRGLAGALASVWEGVSPAGTTGGHLRDLTADCLDAAGPLLGVPTAAAADAWRAAGAGWTAVGDAALPADVPGFGRLRELTATVEQSVLGDGDAGRDAAVVAAAGLWELRARLDAEPPLTPADRDALFAGLGSRLHAVHAAEQVAVRELAAVLERAG; from the coding sequence ATGACGAGTCAGAAGCAGCTCAAGGCCCGGATCCGTGCGCGCATGGCCCGCACCGGGGAGAGCTACACCACCGCCCGTCGGCACGTCGCGGGCGCCGCGCCCGTCCCGCTGTCCGCCGCCGGGTACCGGCTGTCCGGCGGCCGGGAGCCGGTGTCCGCCGCTCTCGCGCACGTCCTCGCCCACCACGGGGTGCGGTGCGCCGGCGACGAGGTGTCCGAGGAGTTGATCTTCGGCGTCGCGGGCGGGCCCGGGGCGGGCTACATCCTCTGGGAGTTCGCCCACGACGACTCGCGCCCGGTCGTGCTCGCGTTCTCCGCAGACTGGCAGTACGCGGACCGCGCGACGCTCGCGGCGCTCGACCGGCTCGGCGTCGCGGCGTCGGTGCACCGGACCGGGGGAGCCGTCGGCGCGGCACGGGCGCTGGCCGCGGCCGTCGACGCCGGGCGGCCCGCTCTGGTCTGGCCGGACCGTCGGCGGGCGGGGTACCGGCATCTTCCCGACGCGCTCGACGGGATGGGCGGGCACGTGGTCGTGGCCTACGGCCGCAGCGGCGACGGCTACCTCGTCGACGACCGCTCGCTCGCCCCGCTCACGGTGCCCGCCCCGGTGCTCGACGCGGCGCGGGCCCGCGTCGGGTCCTACCGGAACCTGCTCGTGGACCCGCAGCCCACCGGCGACCTCGCGCCCGAGGCGCTGCGGTCGGCGCTGGTCGCCGGCCTGTCCCACGGGGCGGCGCAGCTCGGCGGCACGTCCGCGTCGTTCGCGCTGCCGGCCTGGCGGAAGTGGGCGCGGCTGGTGACCGAGGGGAAGGCGGCGAAGGGCTGGCCGCGGGTGTTCGCCGACGGCCGCGGGCTGGCCGGGGCGCTGGCCTCGGTCTGGGAGGGTGTCTCGCCCGCCGGGACGACGGGCGGGCACCTGCGCGACCTCACCGCCGACTGCCTCGACGCCGCGGGCCCCCTGCTCGGGGTGCCGACCGCCGCGGCGGCCGACGCGTGGCGGGCGGCCGGTGCGGGCTGGACGGCGGTGGGCGACGCCGCGCTGCCCGCCGACGTCCCGGGGTTCGGGCGGCTCCGCGAGCTGACCGCGACCGTCGAGCAGTCCGTGCTGGGTGACGGCGACGCGGGCCGGGACGCGGCCGTGGTCGCCGCGGCCGGGTTGTGGGAGCTGCGGGCGCGCCTCGACGCCGAGCCGCCGCTGACCCCGGCCGACCGGGACGCCCTCTTCGCCGGTCTGGGCTCCCGGCTGCACGCCGTGCACGCGGCGGAGCAGGTGGCGGTGCGGGAGCTCGCGGCGGTGCTGGAGCGGGCGGGCTGA
- the coaE gene encoding dephospho-CoA kinase: MLRVGLTGGIGSGKSTVARRLVDRGAVLVDSDALAREVVAPGTDGLAEIATAFGDGVLTADGELDRPALASVVFGDADARARLNAIVHPLVRRRSDALIAQAPADAIVVQDIPLLVEGGMGPMFPLVVVVHTDAEERVRRLVGQRGMPEADARSRIAAQADDDARRAAADVWLDNSGAPEALDGAVDALWDGRLVEFESRLRRRDPVRTATVVLADPDPAWPADAARLAARISAAAGGREVAHIGSTAVPGLPAEDVIDLQLAVGSLDEAAGFRDALADVGFPRCPDVDHDDPKPPGPVRPEQCHGTADPGRRVHLHIRETGSPGWRYALLFRDWLRADPASREEYLVLQRRAQAESGGEAERYVGIEAPWFDGASDRAEGWAVSSGWTPSLG; encoded by the coding sequence ATGTTGCGCGTGGGGCTGACCGGGGGAATCGGATCGGGCAAGTCGACGGTGGCGCGCCGGCTCGTCGACCGCGGCGCCGTGCTCGTCGACTCCGACGCACTGGCCCGCGAGGTCGTCGCGCCCGGCACCGACGGCCTGGCGGAGATCGCCACCGCGTTCGGCGACGGCGTGCTCACCGCCGACGGCGAGCTCGACCGGCCCGCGCTCGCCTCCGTCGTCTTCGGCGACGCCGACGCGCGCGCCCGGCTCAACGCGATCGTGCACCCCCTCGTCCGCCGCCGCTCCGACGCGCTGATCGCGCAGGCCCCCGCCGACGCGATCGTGGTGCAGGACATCCCGCTGCTCGTCGAGGGCGGGATGGGACCGATGTTCCCGCTGGTCGTGGTCGTACACACCGACGCGGAGGAGCGGGTCCGGAGACTCGTCGGGCAGCGTGGGATGCCCGAGGCCGACGCCCGCTCCCGGATCGCCGCCCAGGCCGACGACGACGCCCGCCGGGCCGCCGCCGACGTCTGGCTCGACAACAGCGGCGCACCCGAGGCGCTCGACGGCGCGGTCGACGCCCTGTGGGACGGCCGGCTGGTGGAGTTCGAGTCCCGCCTGCGCCGGCGCGACCCGGTGCGCACCGCCACGGTCGTGCTCGCCGACCCCGACCCGGCCTGGCCCGCCGACGCCGCACGTCTCGCGGCCCGGATCTCCGCGGCCGCCGGGGGGCGTGAGGTCGCCCACATCGGTTCGACGGCGGTACCGGGGCTGCCCGCCGAGGACGTGATCGACCTGCAGCTCGCGGTCGGCTCGCTGGACGAGGCGGCCGGGTTCCGCGACGCACTGGCCGACGTCGGGTTCCCCCGGTGCCCGGACGTCGACCACGACGACCCGAAGCCGCCCGGCCCCGTCCGGCCCGAGCAGTGCCACGGCACCGCCGACCCCGGGCGTCGCGTCCACCTGCATATCCGGGAGACCGGGTCGCCCGGTTGGCGGTACGCGCTGTTGTTCCGCGACTGGCTGCGCGCCGACCCGGCGTCCCGCGAGGAGTACCTCGTGCTCCAGCGGCGGGCCCAGGCGGAGTCGGGGGGCGAGGCGGAGCGGTACGTCGGGATCGAGGCGCCCTGGTTCGACGGGGCGTCCGACCGCGCGGAGGGATGGGCAGTATCGTCGGGGTGGACCCCCTCGTTGGGCTGA
- a CDS encoding ABC transporter ATP-binding protein, protein MSFLEVTDLTVAYGAIQAVRGVTFSVEQGQIVSLIGSNGAGKTTTLRTISGLLRPVAGTVLLDGKPIHALPAHEILGLGVAHSPEGRRLFARMTVEENLRLGAYTRSDESGIVSDLDRIYDLFPVLGERRKNKAGLFSGGEQQMLAIGRALMSRPKLLMLDEPSMGLSPIMTQKIFSTVRELRSEGTTVLLVEQNALAALALSDRAYVIDLGRTTLSGTGPELLADPRVQEAYLGEGVAN, encoded by the coding sequence ATGAGTTTTCTCGAGGTCACCGACCTGACGGTCGCCTACGGCGCGATCCAGGCCGTCCGCGGAGTCACGTTCTCGGTGGAGCAGGGCCAGATCGTCAGCCTCATCGGCAGCAACGGCGCCGGCAAGACCACGACGCTGCGGACGATCTCCGGGCTGCTCCGGCCGGTCGCCGGCACGGTCCTGCTCGACGGGAAGCCGATCCACGCCCTGCCGGCCCACGAGATCCTCGGGCTCGGCGTGGCGCACAGCCCGGAGGGCAGGCGGCTGTTCGCGCGGATGACGGTGGAGGAGAACCTCCGCCTCGGCGCGTACACCCGTTCCGACGAGTCGGGCATCGTGTCCGACCTCGACCGGATCTACGACCTGTTCCCGGTGCTCGGTGAGCGCCGCAAGAACAAGGCCGGCCTGTTCTCCGGGGGCGAGCAGCAGATGCTCGCCATCGGGCGGGCGCTGATGTCGCGGCCGAAGCTGCTCATGCTCGACGAGCCCTCGATGGGCCTCTCGCCGATCATGACGCAGAAGATCTTCTCGACGGTCCGCGAGCTGCGGTCCGAGGGCACCACCGTCCTGCTGGTGGAGCAGAACGCACTGGCGGCGCTGGCACTGTCGGACCGGGCGTACGTGATCGACCTGGGGCGCACCACGCTCTCGGGGACGGGCCCGGAACTCCTGGCGGACCCGCGTGTCCAGGAGGCCTACCTGGGCGAGGGCGTCGCGAACTGA
- a CDS encoding DUF402 domain-containing protein: protein MDGVHPPKTATFDVPARTNIDTKGHERVVDEYRVTPFGLYMSRAMVGRPTAHWLQTWLLPDLGLAVTDFAWNPGHERDQDFYLDVCEIVGDGDRWLLTDHYLDIVVRTRRDARVIDVDEFVGAVACGVLDPAAAEAAMHSTHRAVDGLAAHGHDLDAWLGSLGVELTWRERPPGQATPPPA, encoded by the coding sequence ATCGACGGCGTGCACCCGCCGAAGACCGCGACCTTCGACGTCCCCGCCCGGACCAACATCGACACCAAGGGCCACGAGCGGGTGGTGGACGAGTACCGCGTCACCCCGTTCGGCCTGTACATGAGCCGCGCGATGGTGGGTCGCCCGACGGCGCACTGGCTGCAGACCTGGCTGCTGCCCGACCTCGGGCTGGCCGTCACCGACTTCGCGTGGAACCCCGGGCACGAGCGCGACCAGGACTTCTACCTCGACGTGTGCGAGATCGTCGGCGACGGCGACCGCTGGCTGCTCACCGACCACTACCTCGACATCGTGGTCCGCACCCGGCGCGACGCCCGCGTGATCGACGTCGACGAGTTCGTCGGGGCGGTGGCGTGCGGGGTGCTCGACCCGGCCGCGGCGGAGGCGGCGATGCACAGCACCCACCGCGCCGTCGACGGCCTGGCCGCCCACGGACACGACCTCGACGCCTGGCTCGGCAGCCTCGGTGTGGAGCTGACCTGGCGGGAACGGCCGCCGGGTCAGGCGACGCCGCCGCCGGCCTGA
- a CDS encoding RNA polymerase sigma factor, with amino-acid sequence MSAQVDQDVRVNLVKGDAVPAPEQAYGADAYGETVVGPTPLPEPSLPSAPVVVQDAPSASPASLRVDFGAHLEANYQRLVAQLYAITLDPGEAHDVVQEAYSRAWRKWAEISVGPDPTGWVRRVAVRSTQRGWRRVLERVGLARPRAVGDGDPRTAALLAALGRLSIAERRVVVLFHMVGTSRRDIAALEQVSEETVRLRLRRAHQVVTEGMADELPSVLGVAPAYDDPYTPHAGAERQY; translated from the coding sequence GTGAGCGCGCAGGTGGATCAGGACGTCCGCGTCAACCTGGTCAAGGGCGACGCCGTTCCGGCTCCGGAGCAGGCCTACGGGGCGGATGCGTACGGGGAGACGGTCGTCGGGCCGACGCCGCTCCCCGAGCCGTCCCTGCCGTCCGCGCCCGTCGTCGTCCAGGACGCCCCGTCGGCATCGCCGGCGTCGCTGCGCGTCGACTTCGGCGCCCACCTCGAGGCCAACTACCAGCGCCTCGTCGCCCAGCTCTACGCGATCACCCTCGACCCCGGTGAGGCGCACGACGTCGTCCAGGAGGCGTACTCGCGCGCCTGGCGCAAGTGGGCCGAGATCAGCGTCGGGCCCGACCCGACGGGCTGGGTCCGCCGCGTCGCCGTCCGCTCCACGCAGCGGGGCTGGCGCCGGGTGCTGGAGCGGGTCGGGCTCGCCCGGCCGCGCGCCGTCGGCGACGGCGACCCCCGCACGGCCGCCCTGCTCGCGGCACTGGGTCGGCTCTCGATCGCCGAGCGCCGGGTCGTGGTCCTGTTCCACATGGTCGGCACCTCCCGGCGCGACATCGCCGCGCTCGAGCAGGTCTCCGAGGAGACCGTCCGGCTGCGGCTGCGGCGCGCCCACCAGGTGGTCACCGAGGGCATGGCCGACGAGCTGCCGAGCGTGCTCGGCGTGGCACCGGCATACGACGATCCCTACACACCCCACGCGGGTGCGGAGAGGCAGTACTGA
- a CDS encoding hotdog fold thioesterase gives MQTTEQLAERMGIELVTLSLEEVVGRMPVAGNKQPFGLLHGGASAVLAETLGSTLSALHAMPERFPVGLELACTHHRSATGGYVTGVARPIHVGRSTSTTEIVITDEDGRRTCTAKLTCLHRDTQP, from the coding sequence ATGCAGACCACCGAGCAGCTCGCCGAGCGGATGGGCATCGAGCTCGTGACGCTGAGCCTCGAGGAGGTCGTCGGACGCATGCCGGTGGCCGGCAACAAGCAGCCGTTCGGGCTGCTGCACGGCGGCGCGAGCGCGGTGCTCGCCGAGACGCTCGGCTCCACGCTCTCGGCACTGCACGCGATGCCGGAGCGGTTCCCCGTCGGCCTGGAGCTCGCCTGCACCCACCACCGCTCGGCGACCGGCGGGTACGTCACCGGGGTGGCCCGCCCGATCCACGTCGGCCGCAGCACCTCGACGACCGAGATCGTGATCACCGACGAGGACGGCCGCCGCACCTGCACGGCGAAGCTGACCTGCCTGCACCGGGACACCCAGCCCTAG
- a CDS encoding ABC transporter ATP-binding protein: MTDAILAATGVTMRFGGLTALNDVSFDLAEGEVIGLIGPNGAGKTTLFNCLTGLYSPTAGEVALRGKRLPEDPAKVTELGVARTFQNIRLFPSMTAEENVLVGRHCRMKQSPFSSLLHGPGFRRSESEALARSAELLAFVGLTRFSDELARNLPYGDQRRLEIARALATDPAVLLLDEPTAGMNAQETEATRQLILSIRELGISVVVIEHDTKFIFTLCDRVLVLVQGELLVEGTPDEVRGDPRVVEAYLGAPPEEVEAQIHAGEQTP, encoded by the coding sequence GTGACCGACGCGATCCTGGCCGCCACGGGCGTCACCATGCGGTTCGGCGGGCTCACCGCGCTCAACGACGTCTCCTTCGACCTGGCCGAGGGCGAGGTCATCGGGCTGATCGGGCCGAACGGCGCGGGAAAGACCACGCTGTTCAACTGCCTGACCGGGCTGTACTCGCCCACCGCGGGCGAGGTGGCACTGCGCGGGAAGCGGTTGCCCGAGGACCCGGCGAAGGTCACCGAGCTGGGCGTCGCCCGGACGTTCCAGAACATCCGCCTCTTCCCGTCGATGACGGCGGAGGAGAACGTGCTGGTCGGGCGGCACTGCCGGATGAAGCAGAGCCCGTTCTCCTCCCTGCTGCACGGGCCGGGCTTCCGGCGCAGCGAGTCCGAGGCGCTGGCGCGCTCGGCGGAGCTGCTCGCGTTCGTCGGGCTGACGAGGTTCTCCGACGAGCTCGCCCGCAACCTGCCCTACGGCGACCAGCGCCGGCTCGAGATCGCCCGCGCGCTGGCCACCGACCCGGCCGTGCTCCTGCTCGACGAGCCGACCGCGGGGATGAACGCGCAGGAGACCGAGGCCACCCGGCAGCTGATCCTCTCGATCCGCGAGCTGGGCATCTCGGTCGTCGTGATCGAGCACGACACCAAGTTCATCTTCACGCTGTGCGACCGGGTGCTGGTGCTGGTGCAGGGCGAGCTGCTCGTCGAGGGCACGCCGGACGAGGTGCGGGGCGACCCGCGCGTCGTCGAGGCCTACCTCGGGGCGCCGCCGGAGGAAGTCGAAGCGCAGATCCACGCCGGGGAGCAGACGCCATGA
- a CDS encoding DNA glycosylase AlkZ-like family protein, translating into MTLTWRQVRRWRIRRQLLLSPAPGPVEVARVLGGIHAQVTSCSALIAGIRCAGVPDLSRGLVRTWAARGTLHLLPADELDVWVGALTARDARRRFPPSWEREHGVSAAQLHAITDAIGSVLGAVPSTRAELVTAVVAEVGDPAIAEPLSTGWGALLKPAAARGLLCSGPPADDGGVTFVSPAAWLGRPLAPVPAEEAERAVLLRFLAANGPATAVDVGRWWGERPAPAERMIRAAGDAVTAVTIEGEAGYVARTEDVDEMAAVPDGGTDPADAPLLLPGFDPWVIAPLSHRSRAVPDGRVKEVSRTAGWISPVLVVDGLVAGVWEHSGATVTVRPFGPVPRAAVEETAARYAPLLGVDAVAVAWA; encoded by the coding sequence GTGACACTCACCTGGCGCCAGGTCCGACGGTGGCGGATCCGCCGGCAGCTGCTCCTGTCCCCCGCCCCCGGTCCCGTCGAGGTCGCGCGGGTGCTCGGCGGGATCCACGCGCAGGTCACCTCGTGCAGCGCGCTGATCGCCGGGATCCGGTGCGCCGGCGTACCGGACCTCTCGCGCGGGCTGGTCCGGACCTGGGCCGCCCGCGGCACGCTGCACCTGCTGCCCGCCGACGAGCTCGACGTGTGGGTCGGCGCGCTCACCGCCCGCGACGCCCGGCGCCGGTTCCCGCCGTCGTGGGAACGGGAGCACGGTGTGAGTGCCGCGCAGCTGCACGCGATCACCGACGCGATCGGCTCGGTGCTGGGGGCGGTGCCGTCGACCCGCGCCGAGCTGGTGACCGCGGTCGTCGCCGAGGTGGGCGACCCCGCGATCGCCGAGCCGCTGTCGACGGGCTGGGGTGCGCTGCTCAAACCCGCCGCCGCCCGCGGGCTGTTGTGCTCCGGTCCACCGGCCGACGACGGAGGGGTCACCTTCGTCTCCCCCGCCGCGTGGCTGGGCCGCCCGCTCGCTCCCGTGCCGGCGGAGGAGGCGGAGCGCGCGGTACTGCTGCGGTTCCTGGCCGCGAACGGCCCGGCCACCGCCGTGGACGTCGGGCGCTGGTGGGGCGAGCGGCCCGCCCCGGCCGAGCGCATGATCCGCGCCGCGGGCGACGCCGTGACCGCGGTGACGATCGAGGGCGAGGCCGGGTACGTCGCGCGCACCGAGGACGTCGACGAGATGGCGGCGGTCCCCGACGGCGGCACCGACCCCGCCGACGCCCCGCTGCTGCTCCCCGGCTTCGACCCGTGGGTGATCGCCCCGCTCAGCCACCGGTCGCGGGCGGTCCCGGACGGCCGCGTGAAGGAGGTCTCGCGGACGGCCGGCTGGATCTCCCCCGTCCTCGTCGTCGACGGGCTGGTCGCCGGGGTGTGGGAGCACTCCGGCGCGACGGTGACCGTGCGCCCGTTCGGGCCGGTGCCGCGGGCCGCGGTCGAGGAGACCGCGGCCCGCTACGCCCCGCTGCTCGGCGTCGACGCGGTCGCCGTCGCCTGGGCATGA
- the rpsA gene encoding 30S ribosomal protein S1: MSTDTTAAPISTTPQVAINDIGSEEDFLAAIDKTIKYFNDGDIVEGTIVKVDRDEVLLDIGYKTEGVIPSRELSIKHDVDPAEVVSVGEFVEALVLQKEDKEGRLILSKKRAQYERAWGTIEALKEADEPVEGTVIEVVKGGLILDIGLRGFLPASLVEMRRVRDLQPYVGRKIEAKIIELDKNRNNVVLSRRAWLEQTQSEVRSEFLNQLARGQVRKGVVSSVVNFGAFVDLGGVDGLVHVSELSWKHIDHPSEVVEVGQEVTVEVLDVDLDRERVSLSLKATQEDPWRLYARTHAIGQIVPGKVTKLVPFGAFVRVEEGIEGLVHISELAERHVEIPEQVVQVGDDAMVKVIDIDLDRRRISLSLKQANEGMTAETEFDPTRYGMAAEYDDQGNYIYPEGFDVDSGDWQEGFETQREAWEKEYAEAHVRYEQHITQIKKSAEAEAEAAADGGGTSYSSDTADAEAGGESTGGGGAPAQSGGSLASDEQLAALREKLSGGA; this comes from the coding sequence ATGTCCACCGACACCACCGCCGCCCCGATCTCCACGACCCCGCAGGTCGCCATCAACGACATCGGGTCGGAAGAGGACTTCCTCGCCGCCATCGATAAGACGATCAAGTACTTCAACGATGGCGACATCGTCGAGGGCACGATCGTCAAGGTCGACCGCGACGAGGTACTGCTCGACATCGGCTACAAGACCGAAGGGGTCATCCCTTCCCGCGAACTGTCCATCAAGCACGATGTGGACCCCGCCGAGGTCGTGTCGGTCGGTGAGTTCGTCGAGGCCCTGGTCCTCCAGAAGGAGGACAAGGAAGGGCGCCTGATCCTGTCCAAGAAGCGCGCGCAGTACGAGCGCGCGTGGGGCACGATCGAGGCCCTCAAGGAGGCCGACGAGCCGGTCGAGGGCACCGTCATCGAGGTCGTCAAGGGTGGTCTCATCCTGGACATCGGCCTCCGCGGCTTCCTCCCGGCCTCGCTGGTCGAGATGCGCCGCGTGCGCGATCTGCAGCCGTACGTCGGCCGCAAGATCGAGGCCAAGATCATCGAGCTGGACAAGAACCGCAACAACGTGGTCCTGTCCCGCCGCGCGTGGCTGGAGCAGACCCAGTCCGAGGTGCGCAGCGAGTTCCTCAACCAGCTGGCCCGCGGCCAGGTGCGCAAGGGCGTCGTGTCCTCGGTGGTCAACTTCGGTGCGTTCGTCGACCTCGGTGGCGTCGACGGCCTGGTGCACGTCTCCGAGCTGTCCTGGAAGCACATCGACCACCCCTCCGAGGTCGTCGAGGTGGGCCAGGAGGTCACCGTCGAGGTCCTCGACGTCGACCTGGACCGCGAGCGCGTCTCGCTGTCGCTCAAGGCCACGCAGGAAGACCCGTGGCGCCTCTACGCCCGCACCCACGCGATCGGCCAGATCGTGCCGGGCAAGGTCACCAAGCTCGTCCCGTTCGGTGCGTTCGTGCGCGTCGAGGAGGGCATCGAGGGTCTGGTGCACATCTCCGAGCTGGCCGAGCGCCACGTGGAGATCCCGGAGCAGGTCGTGCAGGTCGGCGACGACGCCATGGTCAAGGTCATCGACATCGACCTCGACCGGCGCCGCATCTCGCTCTCGCTCAAGCAGGCCAACGAGGGCATGACGGCCGAGACCGAGTTCGACCCCACGCGCTACGGCATGGCGGCGGAGTACGACGACCAGGGGAACTACATCTACCCCGAGGGCTTCGACGTCGACTCCGGCGACTGGCAGGAGGGCTTCGAGACCCAGCGCGAGGCCTGGGAGAAGGAGTACGCGGAGGCCCACGTCCGCTACGAGCAGCACATCACGCAGATCAAGAAGTCGGCCGAGGCCGAGGCCGAGGCGGCTGCCGACGGTGGGGGCACGAGCTACTCGTCCGACACCGCCGACGCCGAGGCCGGCGGCGAGAGCACCGGTGGCGGCGGCGCGCCCGCCCAGTCCGGTGGCTCGCTGGCCAGCGACGAGCAGCTCGCGGCCCTGCGCGAGAAGCTGTCGGGCGGCGCCTGA